The genomic region CCTGGCTACTACGGTTTGACCGCTAAAAACCTCGTAAAAAGTGACGTCTGTAGAACCGGAGACATTCCATGTCAACCGGACGCTCGTGGCAGTTAATTTCGTATAAGCTAGTGAAGTAACGTCATTCGGCGGATCCTGATCGATCGTAAACCAAAAGCTGTAAATAGGGCTTTTGTTTCCGGCGCGATCGACGGCGAAGTATTTTAGGTTCGTAGTCGTTCTAATTGGAATCGGGCCTGTATAGACGCTGCTTGAGGTTGTTGGGTCCGAACCGTTAAGGGTGTAATATATTGAAGCAGCTTCGTCGGCGGTTAAAGTCACGGTTTGGGCCGAGTTAAACGATTTATTGCCCGGCGGAGAAGACGTAACCGTCGGCGGTTTCGTGTCCGAGGTAATGCTTGAGTATACTTGGATCTGTACTGCGCTGGCATTACCAGCGACATCTATCGCAAAGTATTTAAGCGTAACGGTTCCCGTTATGGGAATAGGAGAGGAATAAACAGGACTTGATTCGGTAGGTGTCGATCCGTCCAACGTATAGTAAATCGTTGCAGGCTCATTCGCCGTTAACGTAACGGTGAATGGCTGGGAGAAGTTTCTTCCCTCCGGCGATGCGGTTACGAGCGGCGGAACTTCCTCAATCAATTCAACCTTTTCCCCGGGGGTCCAATTCTCGTAGAGAACTGCGTCGCTTAGATTTACTTTAGCATCGAGCAATCGCTCGATTTTTTCCGAGCTGTAGGTACGGTCGGGGTGGGCGCTGCTGTCATCGATATACATGGCTATACACCTCGATCCTATACGTGAAACTACTTGTTTCATACATATGCCGTTCGAAAGAAAGGTGTGCGATGATATATGTCTCTTTCTTGTCGCGTCTCCTTTCCTGCAAGAGAACGATTAGATCGAAACTATCTTGACATGTTCTTTATAAAGAACTAAAATGAACATATAAATCACTTGCCTATTTTTTTTTTATCCAAATGTTCTCTATAACGAATGAATAGCGAGGTTGATATCCCATGCCAGTCCTAGTCACCGGCGGCGCCGGATACATAGGAAGCCATACCTGCGTAGAGCTGCTGGAAGCCGGCCATGAGGTCGTCGTGGTCGACAACCTGCAGAACAGCAGCGAGGAATCGCTGCGGCGCGTGCAGGAGATCACAGGCAAGTCGGTTACGTTTTACAAAGCGGATCTGCTCGATCGAGAGGCGCTGGAGATCGTTTTCCAAAGCCATCGGATCGAATCGGTCGTTCACTTCGCCGGCCTGAAGGCGGTGGGCGAATCGGTGGACGCGCCGATCGAGTACTACCTCAACAACGTCGTCGGTACGCTGGTGCTGTGCAACGTCATGTCGGACTTCGGCGCGAAGAAGCTGGTGTTCAGCTCCTCGGCGACCGTGTACGGGCTGCCGGAGCGGGTGCCGATCCCGGAGGACGCGCCGCTCGGGGCTACGAATCCGTACGGCCGGACGAAGCAGATGATCGAAGAAATCCTCCGAGACATTTGCGCGTCCGACAAGCAATGGAGCATTGCGGCGCTGCGCTACTTCAATCCGATCGGAGCGCACGAGAGCGGCCGCATCGGCGAGGATCCGAACGGCATCCCGAACAATTTGATGCCTTATATTACGCAAGTGGCGATCGGAAGGCTTCCGCGGCTCGGCGTCTACGGCAACGATTACGATACTCGGGACGGCACCGGGGTGCGGGACTACATCCATGTGGTGGACCTCGCCAAGGGGCATCTGAAGGCGCTCGATTACGTCGCGAAGCGGCGCGGCATGGAAGCGTTCAACCTCGGCACCGGCCGGGGCTACAGCGTACTGGAGATGGTCGCCGCCGTCGAGAAGGCGTCCGGCCGGACGATTCCGTACGCGATCGCGGACCGCCGGCCCGGGGATATCGGCGTCTGCTTCGCCGACCCGTCCAAGGCGCGGGACGTCCTCGGCTGGACGGCGGAGAAGGACATCGAAGCGATGTGCGAGGACGCTTGGCGCTGGCAATGCCGCAACCCGAACGGCTATGCGGCCGCGAAGGAAGCCGGGCTGTTCACTACGGTCGTGTGAGAGGGACGCGCATATGGATAATATTTCGCTGAAATTGACGCAGCAGCAGCTGCGGGAGATCGCGATTCGGGCTTATAAGAAAGGGCAAGCCACGGCGAATTTGGAAGCCAAGGACCTCGTGAAGGAGCTTCGCGAGCAAATCCTGTCGGCGATCCGGGAGAGCGGCGGCGGCGAAGCGGGGCGAGGCCAATGAAGCGGTGCTTCGACGTCGTCGTCGCGACGCTGCTGCTCCTCCTGTTGTCCCCGGTCGTCGCGGTCACGGCGCTCGTCGTGAAGCTGCGGATCGGCTCCCCGATTTTGTTCGCGCAGGAGCGCCCCGGGCTGCACGGCAAGCCGTTCCGGCTGTATAAGTTCCGCACGATGACGAACGCGACGGACGACGCGGGCAACCCGCTGCCGGACCACCTGAGGTTGACCCCGCTGGGACAGACGCTTCGGGCGTTCAGCTTAGACGAGTTCCCGCAGCTGATCAACGTGATCAAAGGGGATCTAAGCCTCGTCGGCCCGCGTCCCCTGCTGATGGAATACATGTCGCTGTACACGGAAGAGCAAATGAAGCGGCACGAGGTTCGACCGGGTATGACGGGCTGGGCGCAGGTGAACGGGAGAAACTCTATCACATGGGAGGAGAAGTTCGCCCTAGACCTCTGGTACGTCCGGAATCGAAGCCTGCTGCTGGATCTGAAAATCCTGTTCCTCACGGTTAAGAAGGTCATCCGCACCGAGGGCATCAGTCACCAAAACCATGTCACGATGGAGAAGTTCACCGGCACGTAAACGGAATTTCCTGCAGAGAGGGGGGCGAATCATGCACATCGCCTTGATCGGCGGCGGCGGGCACAGCAAGGTGATCCAGGACATGATCCAGGCGCGGAACGACTTGACCGTCGCGGCGATTCTGGACGATAAATACCCGAGCCTGGAGCTGGAGAACGGCGTCTATACGGGCCCCGTCTCGTCTGCCCTGTCGCTCGCCGGCGGGATGGACCGTCTCCGGTTCGTCATCGCGATCGGAGACAACCGAACCCGTTGCGCCATCGCCATGAGACTCGGATTGCGTCCCGATCGCTATATGACGCTCGTCCATCCAAGGGCGTATGTCAGCCCGCGGAGCGTCATCGGCCACGGCGCCGTTATTCTGGCGAACGCGGTCGTGAATGCCGGCGCCGCCGTAGGCGATCAAGCGATCGTGAACACCGGCGCCATCGTCGAGCATGACTGCATCGTGAGCGGCTACGCTCACATCGCGCCGAGCGCGACGTTAACGGGAGGCGTGAAAGCCGGGACGGGGGCTTTCGTCGGCGCGGGCGCGGCCGTCATCCCCGGCAAGACGATCGGCGATTGGGCGACGGTCGGGGCGGGGGCGACCGTCATTCACGACATTCCGCCCCGCACGACGGTCGTCGGCGCGCCTGCAAGAATCGTGAAATATAACGAGACGGGGGATGATTTCGATGTCGAAGCCGATCGGCCGGAGACGAATTTTTTTGTCCAGCCCGCATATGAGCGGCAAAGAAAGTCTGTATATTAGCGAGGCCTTCGCCACGAACATGATCGCCCCGCTCGGGCCGAACGTGGACGCGTTCGAACGGCAAGTCGCGGATTACGCGGGAGTGGCGGACGCGGCGGCGGTCAGCTCCGGAACGGCGGCGATTCATCTCTCGCTGCGGCTGTTGGACGTGCGGGAGGGCGATCGGGTGTTTTGCTCTTCGTTAACGTTCGTCGCCAGCGCGAATCCGATTCTGTATCAAGGCGCGGAGCCGGTGTTCATCGATTCCGAGCCCGAGACGTGGAACATGTCGCCGATCGCGCTCGAGCGGGCGCTGGAGGACGCAAGGCGGTCGAACTGGCTGCCGAAGGCGGTCATCGTCGTTCACCTGTTCGGCCAGAGCGCGAAGATGGAGGAGCTGCTGGAGCTGTGCGACGCGTACGGCGTTCCGTTAATCGAGGACGCGGCGGAGTCGTTGGGCTCGGACTACAAGGGGAAGGCGAGCGGTTCGCTCGGCCGATTCGGGGTGTATTCCTTCAACGGGAACAAGATCATTACGACGTCCGGCGGCGGCATGCTCGTCTCGAACGACGCGGAAGCGCTGAAGCACGCACGGTTTCTGGCGACGCAAGCCAGAGATCCGGCCCCGCACTATCAGCACAGCCGGATGGGGTATAACTA from Paenibacillus antri harbors:
- a CDS encoding sugar transferase, with the protein product MKRCFDVVVATLLLLLLSPVVAVTALVVKLRIGSPILFAQERPGLHGKPFRLYKFRTMTNATDDAGNPLPDHLRLTPLGQTLRAFSLDEFPQLINVIKGDLSLVGPRPLLMEYMSLYTEEQMKRHEVRPGMTGWAQVNGRNSITWEEKFALDLWYVRNRSLLLDLKILFLTVKKVIRTEGISHQNHVTMEKFTGT
- a CDS encoding DegT/DnrJ/EryC1/StrS family aminotransferase; translated protein: MSKPIGRRRIFLSSPHMSGKESLYISEAFATNMIAPLGPNVDAFERQVADYAGVADAAAVSSGTAAIHLSLRLLDVREGDRVFCSSLTFVASANPILYQGAEPVFIDSEPETWNMSPIALERALEDARRSNWLPKAVIVVHLFGQSAKMEELLELCDAYGVPLIEDAAESLGSDYKGKASGSLGRFGVYSFNGNKIITTSGGGMLVSNDAEALKHARFLATQARDPAPHYQHSRMGYNYRMSNVLAGIGRAQMEVLEDRVSARRAVFERYRAELGRFPGFEFMPELEGTRSNRWLTALTLGEEAGVSPSSLIYALAEEDIEARPVWKPLHLQPLFYGASYYPHGEESVSERLFRTGLCLPSGSNMTPEDQERVVDCVTRCLPAERMTKGA
- a CDS encoding chitobiase/beta-hexosaminidase C-terminal domain-containing protein, encoding MYIDDSSAHPDRTYSSEKIERLLDAKVNLSDAVLYENWTPGEKVELIEEVPPLVTASPEGRNFSQPFTVTLTANEPATIYYTLDGSTPTESSPVYSSPIPITGTVTLKYFAIDVAGNASAVQIQVYSSITSDTKPPTVTSSPPGNKSFNSAQTVTLTADEAASIYYTLNGSDPTTSSSVYTGPIPIRTTTNLKYFAVDRAGNKSPIYSFWFTIDQDPPNDVTSLAYTKLTATSVRLTWNVSGSTDVTFYEVFSGQTVVARTRNRLATYSDIIGLTPSTTYTFTVRAKDLANNYSFGQSITLTTPPVSPSLAGLVTNGLVLLEETPENYSFLYPRNYFDGNEPFTLTMTVKSDQGTSFLNIFDSARENEATTSVTVKRNYSPNTQFVVTLFARDLNTNAIVATSLFTASLSTAPYYHVVLVRDASAISLYLDNALIMQKPFGPQFHIARLERPLLQVGDKVNNVWYEYLAYYNRALTTEERAQNYKTLL
- a CDS encoding acetyltransferase, producing the protein MHIALIGGGGHSKVIQDMIQARNDLTVAAILDDKYPSLELENGVYTGPVSSALSLAGGMDRLRFVIAIGDNRTRCAIAMRLGLRPDRYMTLVHPRAYVSPRSVIGHGAVILANAVVNAGAAVGDQAIVNTGAIVEHDCIVSGYAHIAPSATLTGGVKAGTGAFVGAGAAVIPGKTIGDWATVGAGATVIHDIPPRTTVVGAPARIVKYNETGDDFDVEADRPETNFFVQPAYERQRKSVY
- the galE gene encoding UDP-glucose 4-epimerase GalE, with the translated sequence MPVLVTGGAGYIGSHTCVELLEAGHEVVVVDNLQNSSEESLRRVQEITGKSVTFYKADLLDREALEIVFQSHRIESVVHFAGLKAVGESVDAPIEYYLNNVVGTLVLCNVMSDFGAKKLVFSSSATVYGLPERVPIPEDAPLGATNPYGRTKQMIEEILRDICASDKQWSIAALRYFNPIGAHESGRIGEDPNGIPNNLMPYITQVAIGRLPRLGVYGNDYDTRDGTGVRDYIHVVDLAKGHLKALDYVAKRRGMEAFNLGTGRGYSVLEMVAAVEKASGRTIPYAIADRRPGDIGVCFADPSKARDVLGWTAEKDIEAMCEDAWRWQCRNPNGYAAAKEAGLFTTVV